One genomic segment of Microbacterium maritypicum includes these proteins:
- a CDS encoding pilus assembly protein TadG-related protein, translating into MRGQSRTAHGAVGDQEEGSVLLLTLGYVLLALAVIFVCVCATDLYIAQKRLDALADSAALAGADGFTLAVYDDSVRAELTDAGVEEQADALMSALPGEASLTAAGTPDGVTARVTVAAEWHPPLVSVFVPGGVPLESTATSRTALR; encoded by the coding sequence ATGAGGGGGCAGTCCCGAACAGCTCACGGCGCGGTCGGCGACCAGGAGGAGGGGAGCGTGCTGCTGCTCACTCTCGGCTACGTACTGCTCGCTCTGGCCGTGATCTTCGTGTGCGTCTGCGCCACCGATCTCTACATCGCCCAGAAGCGGTTGGACGCACTCGCCGATTCCGCGGCGCTCGCCGGAGCGGACGGTTTCACCCTGGCGGTGTACGACGACAGCGTGCGGGCCGAGCTGACCGATGCCGGCGTCGAGGAACAGGCCGACGCTCTCATGAGCGCGCTGCCGGGCGAGGCGTCGCTCACCGCCGCGGGCACGCCCGACGGTGTCACCGCCCGGGTGACCGTCGCCGCGGAATGGCATCCGCCGCTGGTGTCCGTGTTCGTGCCCGGAGGTGTGCCGCTGGAGTCGACCGCCACCAGCCGCACGGCCCTGCGGTAA
- a CDS encoding recombinase family protein produces the protein MHAGIYARISQDQLGDELGVGRQTADCQAEAARRGWPVDEVYIDNDVSATRSKRRPAYERMLADVRAGHITAIVVWDVDRLTRTPRELEDIIDLADQHGLALANVGGEIDLSTPQGRMTARIKGTVARHETEQMSRRLKRRFQEKAERGEPHGYSPYGYRRVDGRDVPEPDEATVILECARRVLDGESLRAVATDLNARGVHGPKAPLWNTTILRQILLRGSNAGLRQYQGKIIGSSTTEPVLDRATFDRLTALLTDPSRKTNQSGPGFKYLLSGIAICGRCGRCPEHLGDYDPPACNLCDSAVAAAGRMKRQVGRSAGSLADGTPKRQPPSYACTHCFKVRRKQEPVDDLVVDVLLARLSQPDALPLLSSGDPESVREAQRTITAIDAKLDVAADQFASDQITGAQLTRISARLRAERDAAERRLRAYQPNSRLLDLTAGDVRERWDAMPLDAQREVVDALMTVTINPSGIGTRFDPRSITIRWRQHAPLQPEMVPA, from the coding sequence ATGCACGCAGGCATATACGCTCGAATCTCCCAGGACCAGCTCGGCGATGAGCTCGGCGTCGGCCGCCAGACCGCCGACTGTCAGGCCGAGGCCGCACGTCGCGGCTGGCCCGTCGACGAGGTGTACATCGACAACGACGTCTCCGCCACGCGCTCGAAGCGTCGCCCCGCCTATGAGCGCATGCTCGCCGACGTGCGCGCCGGCCACATCACCGCGATCGTCGTCTGGGACGTTGATCGTCTCACCCGCACTCCCCGCGAGCTCGAGGACATCATCGACCTTGCTGACCAGCACGGGCTGGCCCTCGCCAACGTCGGCGGCGAGATCGACCTCTCCACCCCGCAGGGGCGGATGACAGCCAGAATCAAGGGCACAGTTGCCCGCCACGAGACCGAGCAGATGTCGCGCCGCCTCAAGCGGCGGTTCCAGGAGAAAGCCGAGCGCGGTGAGCCGCACGGATACAGCCCCTACGGCTACCGCCGCGTCGACGGTCGAGACGTTCCCGAGCCCGACGAGGCAACCGTCATCCTGGAGTGCGCTCGCCGCGTGCTCGACGGAGAGTCGCTGCGGGCCGTCGCCACCGACCTCAACGCCCGCGGCGTGCACGGCCCGAAAGCACCGCTGTGGAACACCACAATCCTCCGCCAGATCCTCCTCCGCGGATCGAACGCTGGCCTCCGCCAGTACCAGGGCAAGATCATCGGCAGCTCGACGACCGAGCCCGTGCTCGACCGCGCCACCTTTGACCGTCTAACCGCCCTACTCACCGACCCCAGCCGAAAGACGAACCAATCCGGCCCCGGCTTCAAGTACCTCCTGAGCGGGATCGCTATCTGCGGCCGCTGCGGCCGTTGCCCCGAGCATCTCGGCGACTACGACCCGCCGGCATGCAACCTCTGCGATAGCGCCGTGGCTGCTGCCGGACGCATGAAGCGTCAGGTCGGGCGTTCCGCCGGCTCCCTCGCCGACGGAACGCCGAAACGACAGCCCCCGTCCTACGCCTGCACCCACTGCTTCAAGGTCCGTCGCAAGCAGGAGCCCGTCGACGATCTCGTGGTCGACGTGCTCCTCGCGCGCCTCTCCCAGCCCGACGCGCTCCCGCTGCTGTCCTCCGGCGACCCTGAGAGCGTGCGGGAGGCCCAGCGCACCATCACAGCTATCGACGCCAAGCTCGACGTCGCCGCCGATCAGTTCGCTTCCGACCAGATCACAGGTGCCCAGCTGACCCGCATCTCCGCCCGCCTACGCGCCGAGCGGGACGCCGCTGAGCGCCGGCTGCGCGCCTACCAGCCCAACAGCCGCCTCCTCGACCTCACCGCGGGCGACGTCCGCGAACGGTGGGACGCCATGCCGCTCGATGCTCAGCGCGAAGTTGTCGACGCGCTCATGACTGTAACGATCAACCCCTCCGGCATCGGCACGCGGTTTGACCCCCGCTCCATCACCATCCGCTGGAGACAGCACGCGCCGCTGCAGCCCGAAATGGTGCCCGCATGA
- a CDS encoding type II secretion system F family protein translates to MSAISVLASAILIGGGFAAGVMSILSALPRWRAASLAVRIGPYVRDVVADDQLPSGVLPAAGALPASGRTLWERARSGFERMLGGGEALRQRLAQAGLRTDPAAFRGRQLGWGLAGIGVGAVVLTVLAVTGRLSVPTGAMPLLCGAAAAAAYDLQLSARARSRRARLTDELPTTLEFLALCLSAGEGFLDSLRRVADVGSGELTAELRQVVLAVGTGSPLADALNEMARRLQLPGLSRVVDQVIAALEHGAPLAAVLHAQAGDAREDAKRVLIEQAGRKEILMLLPMKRELVCIYARRHIRSNLPGPARR, encoded by the coding sequence ATGAGCGCGATCTCGGTCCTCGCGAGCGCCATCCTGATCGGGGGTGGCTTCGCCGCGGGAGTGATGAGCATCCTCTCCGCCCTCCCGCGGTGGAGGGCGGCATCTCTGGCCGTGCGGATCGGGCCCTACGTGCGCGACGTCGTCGCCGATGATCAGCTGCCCAGCGGGGTTCTTCCCGCTGCGGGAGCACTGCCGGCGAGCGGGCGGACGCTGTGGGAGCGCGCGCGAAGCGGGTTCGAGAGGATGCTCGGCGGGGGAGAGGCTCTCCGGCAGCGGCTGGCGCAGGCGGGTCTGCGCACGGACCCGGCTGCGTTCCGCGGGCGGCAGCTGGGGTGGGGTCTCGCCGGGATCGGTGTGGGCGCGGTCGTGCTGACCGTGCTGGCGGTGACCGGCCGGTTGTCGGTGCCGACGGGCGCGATGCCGCTGCTCTGCGGCGCGGCGGCCGCCGCTGCGTACGACCTGCAGCTCTCCGCGCGCGCCAGGTCCCGCCGGGCGCGGCTCACCGATGAGCTTCCGACGACGCTCGAATTCCTGGCTCTGTGTCTCTCCGCGGGTGAGGGGTTCCTCGATTCGCTGCGCCGGGTCGCCGATGTGGGGTCGGGTGAGCTCACCGCCGAGCTGCGCCAGGTGGTGCTCGCGGTCGGCACCGGATCCCCCTTGGCCGATGCGCTGAACGAGATGGCGCGACGGCTGCAGCTTCCCGGACTGTCTCGCGTCGTCGACCAGGTGATCGCTGCGCTCGAGCACGGTGCCCCGCTCGCCGCCGTCCTGCATGCACAGGCGGGCGATGCACGCGAAGACGCGAAGCGCGTACTGATCGAGCAGGCGGGGCGCAAAGAGATCCTGATGCTCCTCCCTATGAAGCGTGAGTTAGTATGCATCTATGCACGCAGGCATATACGCTCGAATCTCCCAGGACCAGCTCGGCGATGA
- a CDS encoding TadE/TadG family type IV pilus assembly protein — MDDRSGCADDRGSSPVEFVLVGTLLTALTLAVLQLAFAVYVRNVVHDAAVEGAYHAALADTTPEEGIERTRDVISRAVGADYAEDIRIGVSGAPPYETVDVRVRTTFPLLGLIGLPLAMEVEAHAPAETFGEE, encoded by the coding sequence ATGGACGACCGGAGTGGTTGCGCGGATGATCGTGGCTCCAGCCCGGTGGAGTTCGTGCTCGTCGGAACGCTCCTCACCGCCCTCACGCTCGCTGTGTTGCAGCTCGCGTTCGCGGTGTACGTGCGCAACGTGGTGCACGACGCCGCCGTCGAAGGCGCCTACCACGCGGCTCTCGCCGATACGACCCCGGAGGAGGGCATCGAACGCACCAGGGACGTCATCTCCCGCGCGGTCGGCGCGGACTACGCCGAGGACATCCGAATCGGCGTCTCCGGCGCCCCGCCCTACGAGACGGTCGACGTCCGGGTCCGCACGACGTTTCCGCTGCTCGGACTGATCGGCCTTCCCCTCGCGATGGAGGTGGAGGCTCATGCACCTGCCGAGACTTTCGGGGAGGAATGA
- a CDS encoding TadE family protein: protein MHLPRLSGRNDEGSAALEFIAVGVILLVPLIYLVIALGAIQEQTFGAEAAARHIARVIARAPDAATAADRSDAVLAGIVDEYGLDEDAVDVMLSCAPPAAECPSAGTTIVVTVTTRVRLPLVPEVLGLDRSTAVPVQAEAVQKVSRLWGTG from the coding sequence ATGCACCTGCCGAGACTTTCGGGGAGGAATGACGAGGGATCGGCCGCCCTGGAGTTCATCGCGGTGGGGGTGATCCTCCTGGTGCCGCTGATCTATCTCGTCATCGCGCTCGGTGCGATCCAGGAGCAGACCTTCGGGGCGGAAGCGGCAGCACGGCACATCGCCCGCGTGATCGCACGAGCGCCAGACGCTGCGACTGCGGCGGACCGCAGCGACGCGGTGCTCGCAGGGATCGTGGACGAGTACGGCCTCGATGAGGACGCGGTCGATGTGATGCTCTCCTGCGCACCGCCCGCAGCGGAGTGTCCGTCGGCCGGCACGACGATCGTCGTCACCGTCACCACGCGGGTACGGCTGCCGCTGGTGCCGGAGGTGCTCGGACTCGACCGGTCGACGGCCGTCCCGGTGCAGGCCGAAGCGGTGCAGAAGGTGTCACGGCTGTGGGGGACGGGATGA
- a CDS encoding DedA family protein, producing the protein MLHAPTALIPWLDPATIIGTAGPWALLVVCFIIFAETGLLVGFLLPGDTLLVIAGLLSHPIAGSEHGVFGINVWWVALLIGLAAFVGGEVGYVIGHKGGPAVFERKESGLFSKKNVERTNAFFERFGGITVILARFVPIVRTFAPVAAGVGHMPWRKYTLYNLIGAVLWGFGLTMFGYLIGFIPPVAEFVESYIDLILLAAVGGTALVTLWHYLSERHKAKKSAAAGEDVVTDAEEAQELVLDADVFDRSPDLDGDGKH; encoded by the coding sequence ATGCTGCACGCGCCGACCGCTCTCATCCCCTGGCTCGACCCTGCGACGATCATCGGGACCGCCGGGCCGTGGGCACTGCTCGTGGTGTGCTTCATCATCTTCGCCGAGACCGGTCTGCTCGTCGGGTTCCTGCTTCCCGGTGACACCCTCCTGGTGATCGCCGGCCTCCTCTCGCACCCGATCGCGGGCTCCGAGCACGGCGTCTTCGGCATCAACGTCTGGTGGGTCGCACTCCTGATCGGCCTCGCGGCGTTCGTCGGCGGTGAAGTCGGATACGTCATCGGCCACAAGGGTGGACCGGCGGTCTTCGAGCGCAAGGAATCGGGCCTGTTCAGCAAGAAGAACGTCGAACGCACGAACGCGTTCTTCGAGCGCTTCGGCGGCATCACCGTGATCCTCGCGCGCTTCGTGCCGATCGTGCGCACCTTCGCCCCGGTCGCCGCCGGTGTGGGCCATATGCCATGGCGCAAGTACACCCTCTACAACCTGATCGGGGCGGTCCTCTGGGGCTTCGGGCTCACCATGTTCGGCTATCTCATCGGCTTCATCCCGCCGGTCGCCGAGTTCGTGGAGAGCTACATCGACCTGATCCTGCTTGCGGCCGTCGGTGGCACCGCGCTCGTCACGCTGTGGCACTACCTCTCCGAGCGTCACAAGGCCAAGAAGTCCGCTGCGGCAGGCGAAGACGTGGTCACCGACGCCGAGGAGGCACAGGAGCTCGTGCTCGACGCCGACGTCTTCGACCGTTCTCCCGACCTGGACGGCGACGGCAAGCACTGA
- a CDS encoding phage major capsid protein, with translation MNRAQLIAAMKAITDRAQAANRDFTAAEQAELKAHMDAVKAIDGSKAIADGVAAFLGDAEAGTLDADAAPAPSAAGVSRGKAIVAQKSRPVGDWSAAFAKQHPGVAEGKAFTLPSSATFTVPAPTPIVAAAAPVGHVLDALTVIELDRGNGANYLRQAQRENAAKPVAPKALKPLKNVEMERVDAPARTIAVVLDGIPRQDIADYPDLTTFLDYELKADVLNELDHQILLGDGTGENFEGIFYTDGVLVQDYAVDPSATIRRAMARVEAKGYANTALLIGPEDFAGVELERDGAGGQYRGNVAPARGRNVWGVPTIAIPTMPAGLAVVGDLRQAILWMREQMEVRATDVAGEDFRRNQYMFRAELRAAFGIPVPPALSLIKLNNTVTLPGA, from the coding sequence ATGAACCGTGCACAGCTGATCGCCGCGATGAAGGCGATCACCGACCGTGCTCAGGCCGCCAACCGAGACTTCACCGCCGCGGAGCAGGCCGAGCTCAAAGCCCACATGGATGCCGTGAAGGCCATCGACGGCAGCAAGGCGATCGCCGACGGCGTGGCCGCATTCCTCGGCGACGCAGAGGCCGGCACCCTCGACGCAGACGCCGCGCCGGCACCCTCGGCCGCGGGCGTGTCCCGCGGCAAGGCGATCGTCGCGCAGAAGTCGCGCCCCGTGGGCGACTGGTCGGCGGCGTTCGCCAAGCAGCACCCCGGCGTCGCTGAGGGCAAGGCGTTCACCCTGCCCTCGTCGGCCACGTTCACCGTGCCCGCGCCGACCCCGATCGTCGCCGCCGCGGCACCGGTCGGCCACGTGCTCGACGCCCTCACCGTGATCGAGCTCGACCGTGGCAACGGCGCGAACTACCTCCGCCAGGCCCAGCGGGAGAACGCCGCCAAGCCCGTCGCTCCCAAGGCGCTCAAGCCGCTCAAGAACGTTGAGATGGAGCGCGTCGACGCCCCGGCCCGCACGATCGCCGTCGTCCTCGACGGCATCCCGCGCCAGGACATCGCAGACTACCCCGACCTCACCACCTTCCTCGACTACGAGCTCAAGGCCGACGTGCTCAACGAGCTCGATCACCAGATCCTCCTCGGTGACGGCACGGGCGAGAACTTCGAGGGAATCTTCTACACCGACGGCGTGCTCGTGCAGGACTACGCAGTCGATCCCTCCGCCACCATCCGCCGCGCCATGGCTCGCGTCGAAGCGAAGGGCTACGCCAACACCGCGCTCCTCATCGGCCCCGAGGACTTCGCCGGCGTCGAGCTCGAGCGCGACGGGGCCGGCGGACAGTACCGAGGCAACGTCGCTCCCGCCCGCGGGCGCAACGTGTGGGGCGTGCCCACCATCGCGATCCCGACCATGCCCGCCGGCCTCGCCGTCGTCGGCGACCTCCGCCAGGCGATCCTCTGGATGCGTGAGCAGATGGAGGTCCGCGCAACCGACGTCGCCGGCGAGGACTTCCGTCGCAACCAGTACATGTTCCGCGCCGAGCTCCGCGCGGCATTCGGCATCCCCGTGCCGCCCGCCCTCTCGCTCATCAAGCTGAACAACACGGTCACGCTCCCCGGCGCCTGA
- a CDS encoding NUDIX hydrolase, producing MTQALEADAHRLVSTFVPRSERDRAAQADFASFFAAEGGPVHREAGPDHLTASCVVFDASLQHTLLVFHRKGQFWVQPGGHVEHGDDSVVAGALRELREETGIVVEPTPAPLAYDLDHHGLSSRFGACASHLDIGIAVVVDRESALTVSEESEDVRWWPVDALPAEVPPQLVPRLDGLLTQLRDPR from the coding sequence ATGACCCAGGCCCTGGAGGCGGATGCCCACCGACTGGTCTCGACCTTCGTGCCGCGATCGGAACGAGACCGTGCAGCGCAGGCCGACTTCGCGTCGTTCTTCGCGGCAGAGGGTGGCCCGGTGCATCGGGAGGCAGGACCCGATCACCTCACCGCGTCGTGCGTGGTGTTCGATGCGTCCCTGCAGCACACGCTGCTCGTCTTCCATCGCAAGGGGCAGTTCTGGGTGCAGCCGGGAGGCCACGTCGAGCACGGCGATGATTCGGTGGTGGCCGGCGCGCTGCGTGAACTGCGCGAGGAGACGGGCATCGTGGTGGAGCCGACGCCCGCCCCCCTCGCCTACGACCTCGACCACCATGGGCTTTCCTCGCGCTTCGGCGCCTGCGCCTCGCACCTCGACATCGGCATCGCGGTCGTCGTCGACCGTGAGTCCGCGCTGACTGTGAGCGAGGAGTCGGAGGACGTGCGCTGGTGGCCGGTCGACGCCCTGCCCGCCGAGGTGCCGCCGCAACTCGTTCCCCGGCTCGACGGACTGCTCACGCAGCTGCGCGACCCTCGCTGA
- a CDS encoding type II secretion system F family protein translates to MTVLVGAVLAAGVLLCLSPWMWPLSDEAEPLPRQGRLVRLIEEAGFDGLSRRVFLTVIIAAGLVAASVVWLLTGIAVLSVLAGLAGAAAPIMLLRGRRTRLRRSRRQLWPDVCDLLIASIRVGLSLPDAVASLAESAPKMLRPAFIVFARDLRASGRFESSLDRLKSTLADPIGDRIAETLRMARQVGGTELISVLRALSSSVRADAALRGEVEARQSWIRGAAVLGAVAPWVILGLLVLRPEGAAAYGTPEGVIVICLGAAVSVVAFHVMVRIGRLPEPRRWFG, encoded by the coding sequence GTGACGGTGCTCGTGGGCGCTGTCCTCGCTGCGGGTGTGCTCCTGTGCCTCTCGCCATGGATGTGGCCCCTGTCGGACGAGGCCGAACCGCTCCCGCGACAGGGTCGGCTCGTCCGTCTGATCGAGGAGGCGGGGTTCGACGGGCTCTCGCGGCGTGTCTTTCTCACCGTCATCATCGCGGCCGGGCTGGTCGCGGCGTCCGTGGTGTGGCTTCTGACCGGAATCGCCGTGCTCTCCGTGCTGGCAGGCCTTGCGGGGGCGGCGGCGCCGATCATGCTCCTCCGAGGGCGCCGCACGCGACTGCGACGATCGCGGCGACAGCTTTGGCCGGACGTCTGCGATCTCCTGATCGCATCGATCCGCGTGGGCTTGTCGCTCCCCGACGCGGTGGCGAGTCTGGCGGAGTCGGCACCGAAGATGCTCAGGCCGGCGTTCATCGTCTTCGCGAGAGATCTGCGGGCGAGCGGAAGGTTCGAGTCGAGCCTCGATCGGCTCAAGTCCACGTTGGCCGACCCCATCGGCGATCGCATCGCCGAGACCTTGCGGATGGCGCGTCAGGTCGGCGGCACGGAACTGATCAGTGTCCTGCGCGCCCTCTCGAGCTCGGTGCGGGCGGATGCGGCTCTCCGGGGCGAGGTCGAGGCGCGGCAGTCGTGGATCCGCGGTGCCGCGGTTCTCGGAGCCGTCGCGCCGTGGGTGATCCTCGGCCTGCTGGTGCTCCGACCTGAGGGCGCTGCGGCATACGGCACTCCCGAAGGCGTGATCGTGATCTGCCTGGGGGCGGCGGTGTCAGTCGTCGCCTTCCACGTCATGGTCCGCATCGGCCGGCTTCCCGAGCCTCGGCGGTGGTTCGGATGA
- a CDS encoding CpaF family protein, whose amino-acid sequence MSHPSALVADRVRSRLRAEGIDPSIDPEAASRITHAEVRRHDDLALARGEALIDDEAACVREVMASLSGFGALQPLLDDPEIEEIWLNGSGHVHIAREGEAERTGLRLDDVAVRDIVERMLQSTGRRVDISQPFVDASLPDGSRLHVAIADVVRGSWAVNIRKFLPKYRSLDALAAQGMMPTDVAELLTTAMNDGRSVIVSGATHAGKTTMLGALLASCAGTQRIVTVEETFELAVEGPDLVSLQGRQASLEGTGEITLRRLVKEALRMRPDRLVVGEVRDAEALDLVLALNTGVPGACTVHANSATEAIEKLTILPLLAGRNIDRAFIAPALAASIDLVVHCVRDRAGRRHVQEIIAPTGDIDEGKVRTRSVYRARTRQSDDFGRERGDLRPIEAAS is encoded by the coding sequence GTGAGTCATCCGTCCGCCCTTGTCGCCGACCGTGTGCGGTCGCGTCTGCGCGCCGAGGGCATCGACCCGTCGATCGATCCGGAGGCGGCCTCGCGCATCACCCACGCCGAGGTTCGCCGACACGACGATCTCGCCCTCGCTCGCGGGGAGGCGCTGATCGACGATGAAGCGGCGTGCGTGAGAGAGGTCATGGCGTCGCTCAGCGGATTCGGTGCGCTGCAGCCGCTGCTCGACGATCCGGAGATCGAGGAGATCTGGCTGAACGGATCCGGCCATGTGCACATCGCCCGCGAGGGCGAGGCAGAGCGGACGGGCCTTCGTCTCGACGATGTCGCGGTGCGCGACATCGTCGAGCGCATGCTGCAGTCGACCGGCCGGCGGGTGGATATCAGCCAGCCGTTCGTGGATGCCTCGTTGCCGGACGGATCCCGTCTGCACGTGGCGATCGCCGATGTGGTGCGCGGCTCCTGGGCCGTCAACATCCGCAAGTTCCTGCCGAAGTACCGATCCCTCGACGCGCTAGCGGCCCAGGGGATGATGCCGACCGATGTCGCGGAGCTGCTGACGACCGCCATGAACGACGGCCGCAGCGTGATCGTCTCGGGAGCGACGCACGCGGGCAAGACCACCATGCTCGGCGCGCTGCTGGCCTCCTGCGCCGGTACGCAGCGCATCGTCACCGTGGAGGAGACGTTCGAACTGGCCGTGGAGGGGCCAGATCTCGTCTCGCTCCAGGGGCGCCAGGCGAGTCTCGAGGGGACCGGGGAGATCACCTTGCGTCGACTGGTGAAGGAGGCGCTGCGCATGCGCCCCGACCGTCTCGTCGTCGGCGAGGTCCGCGACGCCGAAGCCCTCGACCTCGTGCTCGCGCTCAACACCGGCGTACCCGGGGCGTGCACCGTGCACGCGAACTCGGCGACCGAAGCCATCGAGAAGCTCACGATCCTCCCGCTCTTGGCCGGACGGAACATCGATCGTGCATTCATCGCACCGGCGCTCGCCGCGTCGATCGATCTGGTCGTGCACTGCGTCCGAGATCGGGCAGGACGGCGACACGTGCAGGAGATCATCGCTCCGACAGGCGACATCGACGAGGGGAAGGTGCGCACGAGGTCGGTCTACCGGGCGCGAACCCGGCAGAGCGACGATTTCGGCAGGGAGCGCGGGGACCTGCGCCCGATCGAGGCCGCATCGTGA
- a CDS encoding TIGR02391 family protein — protein sequence MDEPWAIERLEYFIHLTRLINPNSNNTYGLRARPAGGRSAILEAIHTTEQILDRVLPRWRSEIPEDTTNRWQQQHQAAQRAVVQLRDGAEIAARLGDNSPVLSASNLHPWVWEGARSLWQSGHFREAVRAASVKVNAETQNKLHRRDISETDLFKQALSNDPPTGSAHRLRPAGDDGGRTSLSLRRGIMAFAEGCYAGIRNPASHDEGDLDEQAALEQLAALSVLARWVDEASVVTP from the coding sequence GTGGACGAACCATGGGCGATCGAGCGACTTGAGTACTTCATCCATCTCACGCGCCTGATCAATCCCAACTCGAACAACACCTACGGTCTCCGTGCTCGCCCCGCTGGCGGCCGCTCCGCCATTCTCGAAGCCATCCACACCACCGAGCAGATCCTCGATCGGGTGCTGCCCCGCTGGCGCTCCGAGATACCCGAAGACACGACCAACCGCTGGCAGCAGCAACACCAAGCCGCGCAGCGCGCCGTCGTGCAGCTCCGCGATGGCGCTGAGATCGCGGCTCGGCTCGGCGACAACTCTCCCGTACTGAGCGCCAGCAACCTCCACCCCTGGGTCTGGGAGGGCGCGCGCTCGCTCTGGCAGTCGGGGCACTTCCGGGAGGCCGTGCGCGCCGCATCGGTCAAGGTGAACGCGGAGACGCAGAACAAGCTCCACCGACGCGACATCTCCGAGACCGATCTCTTCAAGCAGGCTCTCTCCAATGACCCGCCCACAGGCAGCGCTCATCGCCTCCGCCCCGCCGGCGACGACGGCGGCAGAACGTCCCTCAGCCTGCGTCGCGGGATCATGGCGTTCGCGGAGGGTTGCTATGCCGGCATCCGTAACCCCGCCTCTCACGACGAGGGCGATCTGGACGAGCAGGCTGCGCTCGAGCAGCTTGCCGCGTTGAGCGTCCTGGCGCGCTGGGTCGATGAGGCATCTGTCGTAACCCCCTGA
- a CDS encoding MFS transporter has protein sequence MVYLPTILFALGEGAVIPLIPVLAASMGADVAFAALVASALVIGQLCGNLPAGWAVGKIGERYTMVIAGVIAIVAGLGMVFAPSLGVLAASVFLLGICAAAFGLARHAFMTTRLPVAFRARSLSLLGGSFRLGIFIGPFVAAGLLQLFGSESAAIWFFLGCLVVMVVLVLFGPDPEKMVPPVPSTTHERYLEDSGEAVSGSIPTIERLGIFQTMWRQRAVLGRLGLAAASLSAVRSARQVVLPLWGLSLGLDASTIALVVGVSGAIDFALFYASGQVMDRFGRLWAAMPAMVLMGAGFLALSFTHDVDAAVLWFGMFAAVLGVGNGLSSGILLTLGADVAPKREPAAFLGSWRTLTDAGGAIAPLLVSAITAVAALPFAAAAMGVVGLVGALGFLRWIPQFVPRERPESGDDSSEGEQE, from the coding sequence ATGGTGTATCTGCCGACGATCCTCTTCGCCCTCGGCGAAGGCGCCGTGATTCCGCTCATCCCGGTGCTCGCCGCATCCATGGGCGCCGACGTGGCGTTCGCCGCCCTCGTGGCCTCCGCCCTCGTCATCGGTCAGTTGTGCGGCAACCTTCCTGCCGGCTGGGCCGTGGGCAAGATCGGCGAGAGGTACACGATGGTCATCGCCGGCGTGATCGCCATCGTCGCCGGACTCGGAATGGTGTTCGCGCCCTCGCTCGGCGTGCTGGCGGCCTCGGTCTTCCTCCTCGGGATCTGCGCGGCGGCCTTCGGTCTCGCCCGGCACGCGTTCATGACCACTCGCCTGCCGGTCGCCTTCCGTGCGCGTTCGCTCTCGCTGCTCGGCGGCAGCTTCCGCCTCGGCATCTTCATCGGCCCCTTCGTGGCCGCGGGGCTCCTGCAGCTGTTCGGGAGCGAGAGTGCGGCGATCTGGTTCTTCCTGGGCTGCCTGGTGGTCATGGTCGTGCTGGTGCTCTTCGGGCCCGACCCCGAGAAGATGGTCCCGCCGGTACCGTCGACCACTCACGAGCGCTATCTGGAGGACTCCGGCGAGGCGGTGAGCGGATCGATCCCGACGATCGAGCGCCTGGGCATATTCCAGACCATGTGGCGTCAGCGCGCGGTGCTCGGCCGGCTCGGGCTCGCCGCCGCGTCGCTCTCCGCGGTCCGCTCGGCGCGACAGGTGGTGCTGCCGCTGTGGGGACTGTCGCTGGGATTGGATGCCTCGACCATCGCCCTCGTGGTCGGCGTCTCCGGCGCCATCGACTTCGCGCTCTTCTATGCGAGCGGCCAGGTGATGGACCGCTTCGGCAGACTTTGGGCGGCGATGCCGGCGATGGTTCTCATGGGCGCAGGGTTCCTCGCCCTGTCGTTCACGCACGACGTGGATGCGGCGGTTCTGTGGTTCGGCATGTTCGCCGCTGTCCTCGGTGTCGGCAACGGCCTCTCGAGCGGCATCCTGCTGACTCTGGGCGCCGACGTCGCCCCGAAGCGGGAACCCGCGGCGTTCCTCGGATCCTGGCGCACGCTCACCGACGCGGGCGGAGCGATCGCTCCGCTGCTCGTCTCGGCCATCACGGCTGTCGCCGCCCTGCCGTTCGCGGCGGCCGCGATGGGCGTGGTCGGCCTCGTCGGCGCTCTGGGGTTCCTGCGGTGGATCCCGCAGTTCGTGCCGCGGGAGCGACCGGAATCCGGCGACGACTCCTCCGAGGGGGAACAGGAATGA